From the genome of Setaria viridis chromosome 1, Setaria_viridis_v4.0, whole genome shotgun sequence:
CGTTCAACATTGTCAGCGTCTCGTATTGTAGATCCGATTGCCGTCCAGAACTGTCTTGCAAAGGAGCAGTGTAGGATCAAGTGGTCAGGCGACTCCGCACCCATGTTGCAGATATCACAGCTTCCACTGAATCTTGTTTAGCACGAGCAGCCATCCGAAGAAGCGCACCCCGTGGTGGAGCATGGTTGAGCCAAACGAACTTGTAGAAGGGACACTGCTGTTCTTCTCTCACGCTCCAAGCAATAGCGTACACAGGTCCAGCTCGTAGCACACCATCTTTGCTGCTAGCGGGCACAGCCGTTGGTCGGGGTGCCAGAGAGCTCGGTGCCTTCCAGCACTTCTTGTAGCGCCGCCAGTTCAGCAGCAGCGGCTCTGGATAGACGGGGAACAAAGTGTGCTCTTAGTGGCGCAGCCAGCACGCTGGCCACTGATGCAGTGTTGTTGGAGGAGTGAGTGAACAGCGCCGGGAACACATACATAAGCTGCCCAGCTGGCAGCTAGTGGTCCATCCAGAAGGAGGTGCATTCACCATTGCCAACATCCGAGGTTGTGAGTGCTCTGTAGACTGGTAGAAGCGCAGCGCATTCAGATCATCCTAGTGGGAGCCTCTGATGTTACCATGCAGAGAGGCTAGGTTGACCTGATCATTGACCCATTTGGCCCATGATGAATCCCCCAGGTGGTGCAACTGGTGTAAGAATTTCAGCAATAAACATTGGTTGAGTGTTCTCAGATCTTTTACCCCGAGCCCTCCCCGCTCTTTAGGCACACAAACTCGCTCCCAGGCCACCAGACATTGAGCACGTACGTAGAACAATTGCATGCCTATCCATTTTCCTGgcatttttattttaaaacgtACGTAGAACTAGTGCTGCCCTTCAACTATATATGCTATATACCCTTCGTCTCGACTCTCGACCAGCCCCACCGCCGGTTCGGCGAACTCCGGCGATCTTTTTCAGTGCCGGCAGTCATGGAACTCCCGACAACCACTAACCGTAAACGGCGGCGCGATGAGCGGTGGCAGTGGATTCCAGTTGCGCGCACAACCTGGAACATTACTGGTAAATTCCGCCCTGCCTTGCTTGGACCGGTGCTTGCCGGCCGTGCCTTGGTCTCTGGAAGCTAAGTACTGAAGCTGAAAGCTCATGTACACATCTCAATCAGCTTTATTTGCTTCCCTCTTTGTGAGGACAAATCCCGGTAATATATGGGTTTTATTGCCAATGCATAACAAAGACATTGGTGCTGTTTCAGTACTCTTATTCATCTTGAACAATGTAATAGCAAGCGACAGGTCCATCCACGTCGGTCAAGAAGAAGTTACCAAGATTCTCAAATGAAGTGGATGGAAACCTAACAACGACTTTCAAGAACTTCCAAGTGACTTGCAAGATCTGGCAAGATTATATTTGCGCCGTGTTTCAGAAGATTGGGAGCACTAGATATTTTCCAACTCTAAGTATACTATATTTACTTCAGGGTGTAAACATCTACATTGGGGCTGCAACAACGTAACTCCACCAGCAAGTTAGCCATGCCACATGTTCATCCTGCCCTTGTGATCTTTCTCTCCTTGGCCGCTCTTGCCACCTCTTGCACTGAGAAGGAGAAGAGCTCCTTGCTACAGTTCGTCGCTGAGCTCTCCCAGGACGGTGGCCTCACCAATTCATGGGAGAATAGCACGGATTGCTGCAGATGGGAAGGGATCACCTGCAGTTCAGATAGGACAGTCACTGGTGTCTTTCTAGCTTCTAAAAGCCTTCAGGGGCACATCTCAGCGtcccttggcaacctcactGGCCTGGTGTGCCTCAACCTCTCTCACAATTCCTTACACGGTGACCTGCCACTGGAATTATTGTCTTCCAATAGCATTGCTGTCCTTGATGTGAGCTTCAACCTACTCAATGGAGATTTGCAGGTGCTGGAAAAGTCAACCCTTCGGTCTTTGCAGGTACTGAACGTATCAAGCAACTTTTTTTCAGGACATTTTCCTTCTCCCACACGGGAGGCCATGAAGAGTTTGATCGCTCTCAACGCCAGCAACAATAGCTTTACCGGGCAGATACCAACTGTGTTTTGTGTCAGTGCACCATCCTTTGCTGTGCTTCAACTCAGTTACAACCAATTCAGTGGAAGAATCCCTTCTGAGCTCGGTAATTGCTCCATGCTGACATCTCTCAACGCTGGGCACAACAACCTCAGTGGGAGTCTTCCAGATGAGTTCTTCAATATTACCCTGATGGAGCACCTCTCTCTTCATGATAATCAGTTAGAAGGAACACTCAATGGCATCAGCAGGCTAAAGAATCTGGCGACCCTTAATCTCGGAGGGAACATGTTCAGTGGCAATATCCCATATTCTATAGGTGAGCTTAAGAAACTGGTGACTATCCATTTGGACCACAACAGCATGTCTGGGGAGCTTCCACCAACTTTGAGCAACTGCACAAGTCTCATAACCATTGACTTCAGTAGCAACAATTTCAGTGGAGGACTCAAAGAGGTTAACTTCTCCAACTTACCTAATCTAAAAACCATAGATCTTATGCTAAATAACTTCAGTGGCACAATTCCAGAAAGCATCTACTCATGCATCAATCTAACTGCACTGCGGCTATCTTCAAATAAGTTCCATGGCCAGTTGTCAGAAAGAATAGGCAATCTGAAGTCCCTGGCATTCTTATCGCTTGTTGACAATTCCCTTACAAATATCACAAGTGCACTTCAGATCCTTAGCAGTTGCAGGAACTTGACCACCTTGCTAATAGGGAAGAACTTCAAGAACGAGGCCATGCCAAAGGATGACGCAATTGATGGTTTTGGGAATCTTCGGGTTCTTTTCTTAAATGATTGTTCATTATCTGGGAAAATACCTCTTTGGTTATCCAAGCTCACAAATTTGGAGATGCTACTATTATATAACAATGAACTAACCGGACCAATACCAGACTGGATCAACAACCTAATTTTCCTCTTCCATATAAACATGTATAACAACAGCCTTACAGGGGAAATTCCAACAGCCTTAATGAGCATGCCCATGCTAGAGAAGGACAAGGTTGCACCAAAGCCCTTTGAGCTGCCTATTTACACCCGATCGCGTCAATACCGCATGGCCATTTCTTTCTCCACAATGCTGCATGTAGGCAGAAACAACCTCACAGGTGTCATCCCTGAAGAGATTGGTCAGTTGAAAGCACTAGTTTCATTGGATTTGCGCTCCAACAAATTAATTGGAGTGATCCCACAATCCATTTGCAACCTCTCAAACCTTGAGGCATTGGACTTGTCTGGCAACCATCTAACAGGTACAATACCAATCGGCTTAAACAACCTGCATTTCCTTTCTAAGTTCAATATTTCTAACAATGACCTAGAGGGGCCTATTCCAATCAACGGCCAGCTCAGCACGTTTCCAAATTCTAGCTTTCAAGGAAACCCAAAGTTGTGTGGTCCCATGATTGCTCGCTACTGTGGTTCAGCAGAAACAACTATCACAACAAATGTGACTAAG
Proteins encoded in this window:
- the LOC117848375 gene encoding uncharacterized protein, giving the protein MPHVHPALVIFLSLAALATSCTEKEKSSLLQFVAELSQDGGLTNSWENSTDCCRWEGITCSSDRTVTGVFLASKSLQGHISASLGNLTGLVCLNLSHNSLHGDLPLELLSSNSIAVLDVSFNLLNGDLQVLEKSTLRSLQVLNVSSNFFSGHFPSPTREAMKSLIALNASNNSFTGQIPTVFCVSAPSFAVLQLSYNQFSGRIPSELGNCSMLTSLNAGHNNLSGSLPDEFFNITLMEHLSLHDNQLEGTLNGISRLKNLATLNLGGNMFSGNIPYSIGELKKLVTIHLDHNSMSGELPPTLSNCTSLITIDFSSNNFSGGLKEVNFSNLPNLKTIDLMLNNFSGTIPESIYSCINLTALRLSSNKFHGQLSERIGNLKSLAFLSLVDNSLTNITSALQILSSCRNLTTLLIGKNFKNEAMPKDDAIDGFGNLRVLFLNDCSLSGKIPLWLSKLTNLEMLLLYNNELTGPIPDWINNLIFLFHINMYNNSLTGEIPTALMSMPMLEKDKVAPKPFELPIYTRSRQYRMAISFSTMLHVGRNNLTGVIPEEIGQLKALVSLDLRSNKLIGVIPQSICNLSNLEALDLSGNHLTGTIPIGLNNLHFLSKFNISNNDLEGPIPINGQLSTFPNSSFQGNPKLCGPMIARYCGSAETTITTNVTKNIDIKVISAIAFGAFFIVGVMYDQIVLSKAFC